One segment of Castanea sativa cultivar Marrone di Chiusa Pesio chromosome 3, ASM4071231v1 DNA contains the following:
- the LOC142626836 gene encoding subtilisin-like protease SBT4.4 isoform X2 — MSEKEQINNIKIAVIDSGINLKFSVFLIKGKDTEGGIDWNTISQQDTIIKDARHFCKLGHHNHDKRDTSVFDVMGHGTKCASVAAGISTKTKVFNTYPVTVTGSAPGADINVYKASWLHAEEMADGSDGHTEFEDLIDAFKAAIAKEVDVISISLSLDESYLLENAIAVGSYMAMKSNILTVAAAGNTGPMHSTVLNTPPWILTIGASESDKKFTTSVLIGRRLFKGSCINLKDTDLLPLVVFPSEERAPLESNRLKKFLEQRIVLCDNEDQKKMAVKLGAAGVLYRDEDYSPFSRGNRALPSVWFTHEVVQEIRDYLSQNFAKKAKPMAKIYKSKLVENSDPYKVAKFSGRGPGPSGLKILKPDVCAPGVEIFAAKTPSRKFDQYSISTGTSFACPYVAGKVALIKREFEKKGLKPSPACIRSAFMTTGVLEVCYFKS; from the exons ATGTCTGAGAAAGAGCAG ATCAACAATATCAAAATTGCTGTAATAGACTCCGGAATTAATCTAAAGTTTTCAGTGTTTTTAATCAAAGGAAAAGATACTGAAGGAGGGATTGACTGGAATACTATATCGCAGCAAGATAC CATAATTAAAGATGCTAGGCATTTTTGTAAGCTTGGACATCACAATCACGATAAAAGAGATACATCAGTATTTGACGTGATGGGTCATGGTACCAAATGTGCCTCAGTGGCAGCGGGTATAAGTACTAAAACAAAGGTGTTTAATACTTATCCAGTAACCGTTACAGGCTCAGCTCCTGGAGCAGATATCAATGTGTATAAAGCTTCATGGTTACATGCTGAAGAAATGGCTGATGGTAGTGATGGTCATACTGAGTTTGAAGACCTTATTGATGCTTTTAAGGCTGCGATTGCGAAAGAAGTGGACGTAATCTCTATATCATTATCTCTTGATGAATCTTATCTTCTTGAAAATGCAATTGCGGTGGGATCCTATATGGCCATGAAGTCTAACATTTTGACAGTAGCTGCTGCGGGCAATACTGGTCCCATGCATAGCACAGTTTTAAATACTCCACCTTGGATATTGACAATTGGTGCCTCTGAATcagataaaaaatttacaacttcTGTTCTTATAGGCAGGAGGTTGTTTAAG GGGTCTTGTATCAACTTGAAAGACACTGATTTGCTTCCCTTAGTTGTTTTTCCCTCTGAAGAAAGGGCACCTTTAGAATCCAATCG cctaaaaaaatttttagaacAACGTATTGTGCTGTGTGATAATGAAGATCAGAAGAAGATGGCAGTTAAACTTGGTGCAGCAGGTGTTTTGTATCGAGATGAGGACTATTCACCATTCAGCAGGGGAAATAGAGCACTGCCATCAGTTTGGTTCACCCATGAAGTGGTTCAAGAAATTCGTGATTACTTAAG ccaaaattttgctaaaaaggCTAAACCCATggcaaaaatttataaaagtaaATTGGTGGAAAACTCAGACCCCTACAAAGTGGCTAAATTTTCAGGTAGAGGGCCAGGCCCCTCTGGGTTGAAGATTCTTAAG CCCGATGTTTGCGCACCTGGAGTTGAAATTTTTGCAGCTAAGACTCCTTCTAGAAAATTCGATCAATACAGTATCTCTACTGGAACTTCTTTCGCCTGTCCCTATGTTGCTGGAAAGGTAGCACTTATCAAACGGGAATTTGAGAAGAAGGGATTAAAGCCATCACCAGCTTGTATTAGATCCGCTTTCATGACCACAG GTGTGTTGGAGGTGTGCTATTTCAAAAGCTAG
- the LOC142626836 gene encoding subtilisin-like protease SBT4.4 isoform X1 produces MSEKEQINNIKIAVIDSGINLKFSVFLIKGKDTEGGIDWNTISQQDTIIKDARHFCKLGHHNHDKRDTSVFDVMGHGTKCASVAAGISTKTKVFNTYPVTVTGSAPGADINVYKASWLHAEEMADGSDGHTEFEDLIDAFKAAIAKEVDVISISLSLDESYLLENAIAVGSYMAMKSNILTVAAAGNTGPMHSTVLNTPPWILTIGASESDKKFTTSVLIGRRLFKGSCINLKDTDLLPLVVFPSEERAPLESNRLKKFLEQRIVLCDNEDQKKMAVKLGAAGVLYRDEDYSPFSRGNRALPSVWFTHEVVQEIRDYLSQNFAKKAKPMAKIYKSKLVENSDPYKVAKFSGRGPGPSGLKILKPDVCAPGVEIFAAKTPSRKFDQYSISTGTSFACPYVAGKVALIKREFEKKGLKPSPACIRSAFMTTAFNPQREISIFGKGAGFVDFVKALDPGLVYDCSFTDYVRLLCGLEVEGRLKEKYEYDADGLNPIASEELNYPSIMVVVSTDCLPYKQSITRELTCIGPTFDSYTAKVEDKSIDVDIKIEPTQLKFTRENPVQKFLVNFIVEIGWLRHDEFVTHLVWESNHHTVTIPVVIISEVSLSSLEAKR; encoded by the exons ATGTCTGAGAAAGAGCAG ATCAACAATATCAAAATTGCTGTAATAGACTCCGGAATTAATCTAAAGTTTTCAGTGTTTTTAATCAAAGGAAAAGATACTGAAGGAGGGATTGACTGGAATACTATATCGCAGCAAGATAC CATAATTAAAGATGCTAGGCATTTTTGTAAGCTTGGACATCACAATCACGATAAAAGAGATACATCAGTATTTGACGTGATGGGTCATGGTACCAAATGTGCCTCAGTGGCAGCGGGTATAAGTACTAAAACAAAGGTGTTTAATACTTATCCAGTAACCGTTACAGGCTCAGCTCCTGGAGCAGATATCAATGTGTATAAAGCTTCATGGTTACATGCTGAAGAAATGGCTGATGGTAGTGATGGTCATACTGAGTTTGAAGACCTTATTGATGCTTTTAAGGCTGCGATTGCGAAAGAAGTGGACGTAATCTCTATATCATTATCTCTTGATGAATCTTATCTTCTTGAAAATGCAATTGCGGTGGGATCCTATATGGCCATGAAGTCTAACATTTTGACAGTAGCTGCTGCGGGCAATACTGGTCCCATGCATAGCACAGTTTTAAATACTCCACCTTGGATATTGACAATTGGTGCCTCTGAATcagataaaaaatttacaacttcTGTTCTTATAGGCAGGAGGTTGTTTAAG GGGTCTTGTATCAACTTGAAAGACACTGATTTGCTTCCCTTAGTTGTTTTTCCCTCTGAAGAAAGGGCACCTTTAGAATCCAATCG cctaaaaaaatttttagaacAACGTATTGTGCTGTGTGATAATGAAGATCAGAAGAAGATGGCAGTTAAACTTGGTGCAGCAGGTGTTTTGTATCGAGATGAGGACTATTCACCATTCAGCAGGGGAAATAGAGCACTGCCATCAGTTTGGTTCACCCATGAAGTGGTTCAAGAAATTCGTGATTACTTAAG ccaaaattttgctaaaaaggCTAAACCCATggcaaaaatttataaaagtaaATTGGTGGAAAACTCAGACCCCTACAAAGTGGCTAAATTTTCAGGTAGAGGGCCAGGCCCCTCTGGGTTGAAGATTCTTAAG CCCGATGTTTGCGCACCTGGAGTTGAAATTTTTGCAGCTAAGACTCCTTCTAGAAAATTCGATCAATACAGTATCTCTACTGGAACTTCTTTCGCCTGTCCCTATGTTGCTGGAAAGGTAGCACTTATCAAACGGGAATTTGAGAAGAAGGGATTAAAGCCATCACCAGCTTGTATTAGATCCGCTTTCATGACCACAG CATTTAATCCTCAGCGAGAGATTTCAATTTTTGGTAAAGGAGCAGGTTTTGTGGACTTTGTTAAAGCTCTAGATCCAGGGTTAGTCTATGACTGTAGTTTCACAGACTATGTTAGGCTTTTGTGTGGGCTAGAAGTTGAAGGGAGGCTTAAGGAGAAATATGAATATGATGCCGATGGCCTAAATCCAATAGCATCGGAAGAATTAAATTACCCATCAATTATGGTTGTGGTCTCAACAGATTGTTTGCCATACAAGCAGAGCATTACTCGTGAGCTCACATGTATTGGGCCTACATTTGATAGCTACACTGCCAAAGTAGAAGACAAATCTATCGATGTTGATATCAAAATCGAACCAACTCAACTAAAGTTCACTCGTGAGAATCCTGTGCAAAAATTTTTGGTGAATTTCATTGTTGAAATAGGATGGTTGAGGCATGATGAATTTGTCACGCATTTAGTATGGGAAAGCAATCATCATACAGTAACAATCCCGGTTGTAATAATTAGCGAAGTTTCACTTTCTAGTTTAGAAGCTAAACGCTGA